The nucleotide window TGCACCTTGTGCAATCCCAACTGCTTGAGCAGCAATCCCGTTACGCCCACCGTCTAATGTTTTCATTGCGATTATAAAGCCTTGCCCTTCTGCCCCAAGTAAATTTTCTTTTGGTACACGGCAATTATCGAAAATAATTTCTGTTGTCGGTGATGAACGAATACCTAATTTCTTTTCTTTTTTACCAACTGAGAAGCCTGGGAAGTCCGCTTCTACGATGAATGCAGATGTACCGTTTTTAGACTCCGGATCTGTTACTGCGAATACAACATAAATGTCTGCTACCCCACCGTTTGTAATGAAAATTTTAGAGCCATTTAAGATGTAATCCTCTCCATCTTTTACAGCGTACGTTTTCATACCACCAGCGTCACTTCCTGAACCCGGCTCAGTTAAACCGTATGCGCCAATTTTCTTTCCTTCAGCCATTGGACGTAAATATTTTTGCTTTTGCTCCTCATTACCGAATTTAAAAATTGGCCAGCCAGCTAGTGATGTATGTGCTGATAATGTTACCCCAGTTGATGCACACACGCGGGATAATTCTTCGACAGCGATACAGTAAGCTAAATAATCAAAACCTGCACCACCATATTCTTCTGGCCACGGAATACCTGTTAAGCCAAGCTCCGCCATTTTATCGAAAATTGTGCGATCGAATTCCTCATGTTCATCACGGTGCTCAGCAGTAGGTGCTACTTCATTTACTGCAAAGTCACGAATCATTTCGCGTAATTGTTGATGTTCTTCTGATAATTGAAAGTTCATTTCCCATTTCCCCTTTGATTGTTCTATTTTGTACGATTATCCGAGTACATGCTTTGCGATGACAATACGTTGAATTTCACTTGTACCCTCGTATATTTGTGTCACTTTCGCATCACGGAAATAACGCTCTACAGGATAGTCTTCTGTATAGCCATAGCCGCCAAATATTTGGACCGCTTCGATTGCTGTATCCATCGCTGTTTGTGAAGCAAATAATTTCGCCATTGATGCTTCTTTTCCGCAAGGCAAGCCTTGCGAACGTAATGACGCCGCATTGTAAACGAGTAATTTAGCCGCTTCTACCGCAGTCGCCATGTCGGCCAATTTAAAGCCTACCCCCTGTTGCTGTGCGATCGGTTTTCCGAATTGTACACGTTCCTTTGCATAGCCCGTTGCTGCTTCAAGCGCTGCTTCGGCAATTCCTAAACTTTGAGCGGCAATGCCAATACGTCCTACATCTAAATTCGCCAGCGCAATTTTAAAGCCGTCTCCTTCTTGCCCTAACAAGTTACTTGCAGGAATATGCATATTTTCAAAAGTTAGCTGCAGCGTTCGTGAGCCATGAAGCCCCATTTTTCGCTCATCCTTGCCGATAATGAAGCCTGGTGTCCCCTTCTCTACAATAAAAGCTGAAATGCCTCGGGAACCTGCCTCGGGATTTGTTGACGCAAACACAATATATACGTCTGCCTCTCCACCGTTAGTAATAAATACTTTGGCACCGTCTAAAATATATTCATCCCCGTCACGAATTGCACGAGTTTTTAGTGATCCAGCATCACTGCCTGCACTTGGCTCCGTTAAGCAAAAGGCTCCAATATATTCACCGCTCGCAAGCTTTGGAATATACTTTTGCTTTTGTTCTTCGTTTCCAAAATATAAAATGGGATTTGTTCCAACTGAGGTGTGGACAGATAAAATGACACCGATTACTGCACTGACCTTTGAAAGCTCATGAATAGCAATAATATAGGACGTAAAATCCATCTCAGAGCCCCCGTATTGTGTTGGAGCAGTAATGCCCAACAAACCAAGATCTCCCATCTTTTTTAAAATCTCTCGAGGAAACTCTCCAGCCTCCATTTGCTCGACGAAAGGTTGAATTTCTGCTTCGGCAAAGTCACGGACCATGTTCCGCATCATCAGTTGTTCGTCCGTAAATTGTAAATTCATCTAACCACCTCAGTTTTCGTATATGTAGAAGCCGCGACCAGATTTTTTCCCGAGCCAGCCTGCAGCCACATATTTTCTTAATAACGGACATGGTCGGTATTTACTATCACCAAGACCTTCATGAAGAATTTCCATAATCGATAAACACGTATCTAAACCAATAAAATCAGCAAGCGTTAGTGGTCCCATAGGATGATTCATGCCCATCTTCATTACATCATCGATTGCTTCCTTCGTCGCCACCCCTTCATAAAGCGCATAAATGGCCTCATTGATCATTGGCAATAAAATACGATTCGAGATAAAGCCTGGGAAATCATTTACCTCTACCCCTGTCTTCCCTAATTGCTTTGTCATGATTGCCACTGTTTCGTATACTTCATCCGCTGTTGCAAGTCCACGAATAATTTCAACGAGCTTCATCACTGGCACTGGATTCATGAAATGCATTCCAATAACTTTCTCAGGGCGATTCGTTACCGCAGCGATTTCAGTAATCGGAAGACTTGAAGTATTCGTTGCCAAAATTGCTTGTGCTGGTGCAAGTTTATCTAACTGCTTAAAAATATTTTGCTTTATTTCCATATTTTCAACGGCAGCCTCAATGATAATATCTGCATCCTTTGCATCCTCTAGTGACAACGACATTGTAATACGAGAAAGAATCGCTTCTTTTTCTTGGGCCGTCTTTCTTTCCTTCTCCACATCACGTGTTAAATTTTTTGTGATTGTTTGAAGACCGCGCTCATAAAATTCCTGCTTAATATCATTTAAAATGACGCTATAACCTGCTTGTGCGCAAACTTGTGCAATGCCAGAACCCATCTGTCCAGCACCGATGACCATAACTGTTTGAATTGTCATACGTATTTCATCCCCTTAGTTCGATACTTCAATTAAAATTGCATCCCCTTGACCACCACCTGAGCAAATTGCCGCGATACCTAATCCACCGCCTCGACGTTTCAGCTCGTATGCAAGTGTTAAAATAATGCGTGCACCACTTGCACCAATTGGATGCCCCAGTGCAACTGCCCCCCCGTTCACATTGACCTTTTCTGGATTAAGCCCACTAATTTCATTACTTACTAGGGCAACCGCTGCAAAAGCTTCATTAATTTCGATTAAATCGATGTCTGCCAATGATTTCCCGCTCTTCTCGAGCAGCTTATTAATGACTAATCCAGGTGTTTGGGGAAAGTCTTCTGGTGCAACCCCTACTTCAGCATGCGCTAAAATTGTTGCTAATGGCTTACGGTCCTCTCGAATAGCACGTTCCTCATTCATCAACACAAGTGCACATGCCCCATCATTCACTCCCGGTGCGTTGCCTGCTGTAATCGTTCCATCACTACTAAATGCCGACCGTAATTTTGCAAGCGTTTCCATTGATGTGCCTACGCGTGGTGCTTCATCTTCAACGATTCGAATTGGCTCACCTTTTCGCTGTGGAATGTCCACTGCAACAATTTCTTCAGCAAATTTACCAGATTTCATAGCAGCGATTGCTCGTTCATGACTACGAACAGCCCACAAGTCTTGCTGTTCCCGGGAAATTTGGAATGAATGGGCGGTTTCGTTTCCGTAAATGCCCATATGCACCTGCTTTGGATGAAATGCACATGAAAGCCCATCATAAATCATACCGTCTACTAAACTTGCATCCCCCATGCGCAAGCCGAAGCGACCTTTGGGCATATAGTAGGGCGCATTGGACATTGACTCCATGCCGCCAGCAACAATCACTTCTTCGTCCCCTAAACGAAT belongs to Solibacillus sp. FSL R7-0682 and includes:
- a CDS encoding 3-hydroxybutyryl-CoA dehydrogenase — its product is MTIQTVMVIGAGQMGSGIAQVCAQAGYSVILNDIKQEFYERGLQTITKNLTRDVEKERKTAQEKEAILSRITMSLSLEDAKDADIIIEAAVENMEIKQNIFKQLDKLAPAQAILATNTSSLPITEIAAVTNRPEKVIGMHFMNPVPVMKLVEIIRGLATADEVYETVAIMTKQLGKTGVEVNDFPGFISNRILLPMINEAIYALYEGVATKEAIDDVMKMGMNHPMGPLTLADFIGLDTCLSIMEILHEGLGDSKYRPCPLLRKYVAAGWLGKKSGRGFYIYEN
- a CDS encoding acetyl-CoA C-acetyltransferase; translation: MSRTVILEGARTPFGKFGGALSSFTASDLGGIAIKEALKKANIETTEVQEVIIGTVLQASQGQIPSRQAQAKAGIPWEVKTETINKVCASGMRSVTLADQLIRLGDEEVIVAGGMESMSNAPYYMPKGRFGLRMGDASLVDGMIYDGLSCAFHPKQVHMGIYGNETAHSFQISREQQDLWAVRSHERAIAAMKSGKFAEEIVAVDIPQRKGEPIRIVEDEAPRVGTSMETLAKLRSAFSSDGTITAGNAPGVNDGACALVLMNEERAIREDRKPLATILAHAEVGVAPEDFPQTPGLVINKLLEKSGKSLADIDLIEINEAFAAVALVSNEISGLNPEKVNVNGGAVALGHPIGASGARIILTLAYELKRRGGGLGIAAICSGGGQGDAILIEVSN
- a CDS encoding acyl-CoA dehydrogenase, which produces MNFQLSEEHQQLREMIRDFAVNEVAPTAEHRDEHEEFDRTIFDKMAELGLTGIPWPEEYGGAGFDYLAYCIAVEELSRVCASTGVTLSAHTSLAGWPIFKFGNEEQKQKYLRPMAEGKKIGAYGLTEPGSGSDAGGMKTYAVKDGEDYILNGSKIFITNGGVADIYVVFAVTDPESKNGTSAFIVEADFPGFSVGKKEKKLGIRSSPTTEIIFDNCRVPKENLLGAEGQGFIIAMKTLDGGRNGIAAQAVGIAQGALDAAVEYAKERVQFGKPISANQGVSFKLADMATEIEASRLLTYQAAWLESNDLPYGKASAMAKLLAGDTAMKVTTEAVQVFGGYGYTKDYPVERYMRDAKITQIYEGTQEIQRLVISRMLTK
- a CDS encoding acyl-CoA dehydrogenase encodes the protein MNLQFTDEQLMMRNMVRDFAEAEIQPFVEQMEAGEFPREILKKMGDLGLLGITAPTQYGGSEMDFTSYIIAIHELSKVSAVIGVILSVHTSVGTNPILYFGNEEQKQKYIPKLASGEYIGAFCLTEPSAGSDAGSLKTRAIRDGDEYILDGAKVFITNGGEADVYIVFASTNPEAGSRGISAFIVEKGTPGFIIGKDERKMGLHGSRTLQLTFENMHIPASNLLGQEGDGFKIALANLDVGRIGIAAQSLGIAEAALEAATGYAKERVQFGKPIAQQQGVGFKLADMATAVEAAKLLVYNAASLRSQGLPCGKEASMAKLFASQTAMDTAIEAVQIFGGYGYTEDYPVERYFRDAKVTQIYEGTSEIQRIVIAKHVLG